A window of Cryptomeria japonica chromosome 3, Sugi_1.0, whole genome shotgun sequence contains these coding sequences:
- the LOC131079859 gene encoding uncharacterized protein LOC131079859 isoform X3, with the protein MSLKAFCSRPILHNNCLQHRNFEPLKAVVGLERRAHCTLPVITSRIVDKRGKSRPSNNKLQIVAGLPLVSSIPIVGPIVNFVVNPTVFTVIYVFGAIRFILGFSRTTYSDTVINRFGLTAMWPEST; encoded by the exons ATGAGTTTGAAAGCGTTTTGTTCACGCCCAATTCTTCACAACAACTGTCTACAACATCGCAATTTCGAGCCCCTGAAAGCAGTTGTAGGTCTTGAAAGAAGAGCACACTGCACTCTTCCAGTAATAACATCCAGAATTGTTGATAAAAGAGGAAAGTCTAGGCCAAGCAATAATAAACTACAAATTGTAGCTGGGCTGCCGCTGGTGTCGAGCATTCCCATTGTGGGTCCCATCGTCAATTTCGTTGTAAATCCTACTGTGTTCACTGTAATTTATGTGTTTGGCG CTATCCGGTTCATATTAGGTTTCTCACGGACAACTTATTCTGACACGGTTATCAATCGATTTGGCCTGACAGCTATGTGGCCAG